Proteins from one Bradyrhizobium amphicarpaeae genomic window:
- a CDS encoding acyl carrier protein, with protein MSVRSKVIDAIQQIAKEQHVTLPALSDDLSLHETGFDSLAFAILVARLEDETGVDPFTISEDAAFPATVGDFVRAYENVPA; from the coding sequence ATGTCGGTAAGGTCTAAGGTCATCGACGCGATCCAGCAGATCGCCAAAGAGCAGCACGTCACGCTTCCCGCACTCTCGGACGATCTGTCGTTGCACGAGACGGGCTTCGACTCGCTCGCCTTCGCCATTCTGGTTGCGCGCCTCGAGGACGAGACCGGCGTCGACCCCTTCACCATTTCCGAGGACGCAGCATTTCCCGCGACGGTGGGTGATTTCGTGCGGGCCTACGAAAATGTCCCCGCGTGA
- a CDS encoding class I adenylate-forming enzyme family protein: MSPREIFALRDHLGAELTGRTLSDARTCVSLTDVLSQTVLGGRLRELSGRSVLLKLSDQLRSGLAMIELDGIARRMLLCPPDLNPAHLEALIADAGIDAVVTDEPDRWAGTGVPLIVTAQLPLEAAAPVKTERATEWLMLTSGTSGVQKIVGHTLDALTGAIVAEGPARGPAPVWATFYDIRRYGGLQIFLRAVLSGGSMVLSDPHEALGDHVARLKARGVSHISGTPSHWRKLLMSGSAAQFTPGYVRLSGEIADQAVLDGLKAAFPNSSVGHAYASTEAGVGFAVNDGLEGFPADYLGNRNGVEMKVVDGSLRIRSTRTAHAYVGRNAAALTDDDGFVDSGDIVELRGERYYFVGRRGGIINIGGLKVHPEEIEAVINGHPGVRMSQAKSRKSPITGGIVVADVILTEGTDPARAKEIRDQILERCRAQLASHKVPAVIRFVDALDVTPAGKLARTDA; the protein is encoded by the coding sequence ATGTCCCCGCGTGAGATCTTTGCGCTTCGCGACCATCTCGGCGCGGAGCTGACCGGCCGTACGCTGTCCGACGCGCGCACCTGCGTGTCGCTGACCGATGTCCTGTCGCAGACGGTCCTGGGCGGCCGTCTGCGCGAATTGTCCGGCCGCTCCGTGCTGCTCAAATTGTCCGATCAACTGCGGTCGGGCCTTGCGATGATCGAGCTCGACGGCATCGCCCGTCGTATGCTGCTGTGCCCGCCCGATCTCAATCCGGCGCATCTGGAGGCCTTGATCGCCGATGCCGGAATAGATGCCGTCGTGACCGACGAGCCCGATCGCTGGGCCGGCACAGGCGTCCCGCTCATCGTCACCGCGCAATTGCCGCTCGAAGCCGCCGCGCCGGTCAAGACCGAACGCGCGACGGAATGGCTGATGCTGACGTCGGGCACCTCCGGCGTGCAGAAGATCGTCGGCCACACGCTGGATGCACTGACCGGTGCGATCGTTGCCGAAGGCCCTGCGCGGGGACCTGCGCCGGTCTGGGCAACCTTCTACGATATCCGCCGCTATGGCGGCCTGCAGATATTCCTCCGCGCCGTCCTCTCGGGCGGCTCGATGGTGCTGTCGGACCCGCACGAGGCGCTCGGCGATCACGTCGCGCGGCTGAAGGCACGCGGGGTCTCGCACATCTCCGGCACTCCCTCGCACTGGCGCAAGCTCCTGATGAGCGGCTCGGCCGCGCAGTTCACACCGGGTTACGTCCGCCTCTCCGGCGAAATCGCCGACCAGGCGGTGCTCGACGGGTTGAAGGCGGCGTTCCCCAATTCCTCCGTCGGTCATGCCTATGCCTCCACCGAAGCCGGCGTCGGCTTTGCCGTCAATGACGGTCTGGAAGGCTTTCCGGCCGACTATCTCGGCAATCGCAATGGCGTCGAGATGAAAGTGGTCGACGGTTCGCTCCGTATCCGTTCGACGCGTACCGCGCATGCCTATGTCGGCCGCAATGCCGCCGCGCTCACCGATGACGATGGATTCGTCGACAGCGGCGACATCGTCGAGCTGCGCGGTGAGCGCTACTATTTCGTCGGCCGCCGCGGCGGCATCATCAATATCGGTGGGCTGAAGGTCCACCCCGAAGAGATCGAGGCGGTCATCAACGGCCATCCCGGTGTGCGGATGTCGCAGGCCAAATCGCGCAAGAGCCCGATCACCGGCGGCATCGTCGTCGCCGATGTGATCCTCACTGAGGGCACCGATCCCGCCCGCGCGAAGGAGATCCGCGACCAGATCCTGGAGCGGTGCCGCGCGCAGCTTGCGTCTCACAAGGTGCCGGCGGTGATTCGCTTCGTCGACGCACTCGACGTCACTCCTGCCGGAAAACTGGCGCGCACCGATGCATAA
- a CDS encoding SDR family NAD(P)-dependent oxidoreductase, with amino-acid sequence MHNVLVTGGSRGIGLAIGRRLVGAGYNVIAAARRESDELKAAIAESGGRLHFRACDLAVIDAIPAFAKLVRDEFGPTYGLVNNAGLGTEGLLATMHNSEIEALVQLNVLSPIILTKYVARQMMADGAGRIINISSIIATTGYNGLSVYGATKAAATGFTRSLAREVGKLGITVNAIAPGFIDTELTHNLSDEARKRIASRSALRRLPETDDVARMVEYLLGEGGRNVTGTVFTIDAGNTA; translated from the coding sequence ATGCATAACGTTCTGGTCACCGGCGGCAGCCGCGGCATCGGTCTTGCGATCGGCAGACGCCTCGTCGGCGCCGGCTACAACGTGATCGCGGCGGCGCGGCGCGAGAGCGACGAGCTCAAGGCGGCGATTGCCGAGTCGGGTGGGCGCCTGCATTTCCGCGCCTGTGATCTCGCCGTGATCGACGCCATTCCGGCTTTTGCAAAACTCGTGCGCGATGAATTCGGCCCGACCTATGGTCTCGTCAACAATGCCGGCCTCGGCACCGAAGGCCTGCTCGCCACCATGCACAATTCCGAGATCGAGGCGCTGGTGCAGCTCAACGTGCTGTCGCCGATCATCCTCACCAAATACGTCGCGCGGCAGATGATGGCCGACGGCGCCGGCCGCATCATCAACATCTCCTCGATCATTGCGACCACCGGCTACAACGGCTTGTCCGTCTATGGCGCGACCAAGGCGGCGGCCACCGGCTTCACCCGCTCGCTGGCGCGCGAGGTCGGCAAGCTCGGCATCACTGTGAACGCGATCGCGCCGGGCTTCATCGACACCGAGCTCACGCACAACCTGTCCGACGAGGCGCGCAAGCGCATCGCCAGCCGCAGCGCGCTGCGCCGCCTGCCGGAAACGGACGACGTCGCGCGCATGGTGGAATATCTGCTCGGGGAGGGCGGCCGCAACGTGACAGGGACCGTGTTCACCATCGATGCGGGAAACACGGCGTAA
- a CDS encoding DUF3095 domain-containing protein: MTSGESFYSGIPVFRGFTSLMDPALYAPLPDDWSIGVADIVDSTKAIAAQRYKAVNMAGAAVIAAVTNALEGREFPFAFGGDGASFAVAPGDLEPARAALAATATWVREDLDLTMRVALVPVTAIRAQGLDVRVARFGPSANLSYAMFSGGGLAFADAAMKRGEFAVPEAPAGTQPDLSGLSCRFEVIPASRGLILSVLVMPGRSADPHAFRKVIEDIIHLVERSPDGARPVPAQGPPLKWPPQGLEYEARTRRGGPLLARRATVLAYTLFIYLVMRFDLNVGGFVPKAYKRQVVENSDFRKYDDGLRMILDCTPQLERALSDRLAAAAREGIVRYGLHQQDAAMMTCFTPSALRSDHVHFIDGARGGYASAATALKAMMA; the protein is encoded by the coding sequence ATGACCTCAGGCGAATCCTTCTATTCCGGCATTCCGGTCTTCCGGGGCTTTACCAGCCTGATGGACCCGGCGCTCTATGCGCCGCTCCCGGACGATTGGAGCATCGGCGTTGCCGACATCGTCGATTCCACCAAGGCGATCGCGGCGCAGCGCTACAAGGCGGTGAACATGGCCGGCGCCGCCGTGATTGCGGCGGTGACGAACGCATTGGAAGGACGCGAATTCCCCTTCGCGTTCGGCGGCGACGGTGCCAGCTTTGCGGTTGCGCCGGGCGATCTCGAACCCGCCCGGGCGGCGCTGGCGGCAACCGCGACCTGGGTGCGGGAAGATCTCGATCTGACGATGCGCGTCGCGCTGGTGCCGGTCACCGCCATCCGCGCGCAGGGCCTCGACGTGCGCGTTGCGCGCTTCGGTCCGTCGGCGAACCTGTCCTATGCGATGTTCTCGGGCGGCGGGCTCGCCTTCGCCGACGCCGCGATGAAGCGCGGCGAGTTTGCCGTGCCGGAAGCTCCGGCGGGCACGCAGCCCGATCTTTCGGGCCTGTCCTGCCGCTTCGAGGTGATACCGGCCTCGCGTGGGCTGATCCTGTCGGTGCTGGTGATGCCGGGGCGCAGCGCCGATCCGCACGCCTTCCGCAAGGTGATCGAGGACATCATCCACCTCGTCGAACGCAGCCCGGACGGTGCGCGTCCGGTGCCGGCGCAAGGGCCGCCGCTGAAATGGCCGCCGCAGGGGCTGGAATACGAGGCCCGCACCAGGCGCGGTGGTCCGCTGCTTGCGCGACGTGCCACCGTGCTGGCCTACACCTTGTTCATCTATCTGGTCATGCGCTTCGACCTCAACGTCGGCGGCTTCGTGCCGAAGGCCTACAAGCGCCAGGTGGTCGAGAACTCGGACTTCAGGAAATATGACGACGGCCTTCGCATGATCCTCGACTGCACGCCGCAGCTCGAACGCGCGCTGAGCGATCGTCTGGCGGCGGCTGCGCGCGAGGGCATCGTGCGCTACGGTCTCCATCAGCAGGACGCCGCCATGATGACCTGCTTCACGCCGTCGGCGCTGCGCAGCGATCATGTCCATTTCATCGACGGAGCACGAGGCGGCTACGCCTCGGCGGCGACGGCGTTGAAGGCGATGATGGCGTGA
- a CDS encoding DUF2147 domain-containing protein yields MTSRFAALIVLLAALLGAPAAYAQSADGTWLTQAGDARVKIGKCGGGICGHVVWLREPYDTATGQPATDSKNPNRELARRPMIGLPLFSGMQPSGPSKWSGQIYNADDGSTYASNVTVTGADSLRVEGCVGALCGGETWTRAGR; encoded by the coding sequence ATGACTTCCAGATTCGCCGCTCTCATCGTCCTTCTCGCCGCGCTGCTCGGGGCGCCGGCCGCGTATGCGCAGAGCGCCGACGGGACATGGCTCACCCAGGCAGGCGATGCGCGCGTCAAGATCGGCAAGTGTGGCGGCGGCATTTGCGGCCACGTCGTCTGGCTGCGCGAGCCCTACGACACCGCGACCGGCCAGCCCGCCACCGACAGCAAGAATCCCAATCGCGAACTCGCCCGGCGCCCGATGATCGGCTTGCCGCTGTTCAGCGGCATGCAGCCGTCCGGTCCTAGCAAATGGTCCGGCCAGATTTACAATGCCGACGACGGCAGCACCTATGCCAGCAACGTCACCGTGACCGGAGCGGATTCGCTGCGGGTCGAAGGCTGCGTCGGCGCACTCTGCGGCGGCGAGACCTGGACGCGGGCGGGGCGGTAA
- a CDS encoding MATE family efflux transporter has product MTIDAPLDAVPPLAPVASPIASLLTAPILPTLLRLAIPNMIAMVGSTLVAIAETSYIGRLGTIPLAAIALVFPFAMLTQMMSAGAMGGGVSSAISRALGAGDRDRAATLALHAAIIGLCGGLFFTVMMLVFGRSFFTLLGGRDRVLEEASGYSQVLFSGAVAIWLVNTLASVIRGTGDMRLPSMTLIGASVLQIALGGTLGLGLFGVKAFGMPGVASGQLIAFTCAAIFFLWYLASGRSRLPLNLRAFHFERAMFLDILKVGAVACLSPLQTVLTILIFTKILATFGTEMLAGYGIGSRLEFLLIPITFAFGIASVPMVGMAMGAGQVKRARRVAWTAAAASGLAVGLIGLAVALAPSLWVALFTRDAGVTAAAHSYFHWAGPTFVFFGIGVSLYFSSQGAARVGGPVLASTARLLIVAIGGVGLMTAQAPAWTLFALVGGAMAVFGLSTAASVTFARWDK; this is encoded by the coding sequence ATGACGATCGACGCCCCCCTAGACGCCGTTCCGCCGCTTGCGCCGGTCGCCTCCCCGATCGCCAGCCTGCTGACCGCGCCGATCCTGCCGACGCTGCTTCGGCTCGCGATCCCCAACATGATCGCGATGGTCGGCAGCACGCTGGTTGCGATTGCCGAGACCTCCTATATCGGCCGGCTCGGCACCATTCCGCTCGCCGCGATCGCGCTGGTGTTTCCGTTCGCGATGCTGACGCAGATGATGAGCGCGGGCGCGATGGGCGGCGGCGTTTCGTCCGCGATCAGCCGCGCGCTCGGCGCCGGGGATCGCGACCGCGCCGCGACGCTGGCGCTGCATGCCGCCATCATCGGCCTCTGCGGCGGGCTGTTCTTCACGGTGATGATGCTCGTCTTCGGCCGCTCGTTCTTCACCCTGCTCGGCGGCCGCGATCGCGTGCTCGAGGAAGCCAGCGGCTATTCGCAGGTGCTGTTCTCCGGCGCGGTCGCGATCTGGCTCGTCAATACGCTCGCCTCGGTGATCCGCGGCACCGGCGACATGCGCCTGCCCTCGATGACTCTGATCGGGGCGAGCGTGCTGCAGATCGCGCTCGGCGGCACGTTGGGGCTCGGCCTGTTCGGCGTGAAGGCCTTCGGCATGCCGGGCGTCGCCAGCGGCCAGTTGATTGCGTTCACCTGCGCCGCGATCTTCTTCCTGTGGTATCTCGCGTCCGGCCGCAGCCGGCTGCCGCTGAATCTTCGCGCGTTTCATTTCGAGCGCGCGATGTTCCTGGACATCCTCAAGGTTGGTGCGGTGGCATGCCTGTCGCCGCTCCAGACCGTGCTCACCATTTTGATCTTCACCAAGATCCTGGCGACGTTCGGCACCGAGATGCTGGCCGGCTACGGCATCGGCTCGCGGCTGGAATTTCTGCTGATCCCGATCACCTTTGCCTTCGGCATCGCCTCGGTGCCGATGGTCGGCATGGCGATGGGCGCCGGACAGGTGAAGCGCGCCCGGCGTGTGGCCTGGACCGCCGCTGCAGCTTCCGGATTGGCGGTCGGCCTCATCGGGCTCGCTGTGGCGCTCGCTCCATCGCTGTGGGTCGCACTGTTCACGCGGGATGCCGGCGTCACCGCCGCCGCGCACAGCTATTTCCACTGGGCCGGCCCGACCTTCGTGTTCTTCGGCATCGGCGTGTCGCTCTACTTCTCCTCGCAAGGCGCCGCGCGCGTCGGCGGCCCCGTGCTCGCTTCCACCGCGCGGCTCCTGATCGTCGCCATCGGCGGCGTAGGCCTGATGACGGCGCAGGCGCCGGCCTGGACCTTGTTCGCGCTGGTCGGCGGCGCCATGGCGGTGTTCGGCCTGTCGACTGCGGCCTCGGTCACCTTCGCCCGCTGGGACAAATGA
- a CDS encoding GNAT family N-acetyltransferase: MSIEIDILNGDASWKIAEPLHQAVWGPEQVADKPWAHVKWANADLRVLIETPEDGLVCHVGIYFRTVIWNGQKVHIGGIGGVCTREDRRGRGYATVAIDAAVHTMRANEAVRFALLFCEPHNFSFYETRSWLPFKGEVYCEQPEGRIRFTDMAPYVFNIVRAPTLGTIDLCGLPW; this comes from the coding sequence ATGAGCATCGAGATCGACATTTTGAACGGCGACGCCTCGTGGAAAATCGCGGAGCCGCTGCATCAGGCGGTCTGGGGGCCGGAACAGGTCGCAGACAAGCCCTGGGCTCACGTCAAATGGGCCAATGCCGATCTGCGCGTACTGATCGAGACGCCCGAGGACGGCCTCGTCTGTCATGTCGGCATCTATTTCCGCACGGTCATCTGGAATGGGCAGAAGGTCCATATCGGAGGCATCGGCGGGGTCTGCACCCGCGAGGACCGGCGCGGCCGCGGCTATGCGACCGTGGCGATCGACGCGGCGGTTCATACCATGCGCGCCAACGAGGCCGTCCGCTTCGCGCTGCTGTTCTGCGAACCGCACAATTTCTCGTTCTACGAGACCCGCAGCTGGCTGCCCTTCAAGGGCGAGGTCTATTGCGAGCAGCCGGAGGGGCGGATCCGTTTCACCGACATGGCGCCCTACGTCTTCAACATTGTCCGCGCGCCGACGCTGGGCACCATCGACCTCTGCGGCCTGCCCTGGTGA
- a CDS encoding superoxide dismutase translates to MTFTLPPLPYAYDALGQFMSKETLEFHHDKHHQAYVTNGNNALKGTEWEGKPLEEIVKGSFGKNPAVFNNAGQHYNHIHFWSWMKPNGGGTKLPGKIEKKINEDLGGFEKFKTDFQAAGVGQFGSGWCWLQVKNGKLEISKTPNGENPLVHGATPILGCDVWEHSYYIDYRNRRPDYLKAFVENLVNWEYVESLFEKA, encoded by the coding sequence ATGACCTTCACGCTGCCCCCCCTCCCTTACGCCTATGACGCCCTCGGCCAGTTCATGTCGAAGGAGACGCTGGAATTCCACCACGACAAGCATCATCAGGCCTACGTCACCAACGGCAACAACGCGCTCAAGGGCACCGAATGGGAAGGCAAGCCCCTTGAAGAGATCGTCAAGGGCTCGTTCGGCAAGAACCCCGCGGTGTTCAACAATGCCGGCCAGCACTACAACCACATCCACTTCTGGAGCTGGATGAAGCCCAATGGCGGCGGCACCAAGCTGCCGGGCAAGATCGAGAAGAAGATCAACGAAGACCTCGGCGGCTTCGAGAAGTTCAAGACCGACTTCCAGGCGGCCGGCGTCGGCCAGTTCGGCTCCGGCTGGTGCTGGCTCCAGGTCAAGAACGGCAAGCTCGAGATCTCCAAGACCCCGAACGGCGAGAATCCGCTGGTGCACGGCGCCACCCCGATCCTCGGCTGCGACGTCTGGGAGCACTCCTACTACATCGACTACCGCAACCGCCGCCCGGATTATCTCAAGGCGTTCGTCGAGAACCTCGTGAACTGGGAATACGTCGAGTCGCTGTTCGAGAAGGCCTGA
- a CDS encoding permease, with translation MSEPSPKNPAPVEDAESEPRPGRVRKPIGWSTIIIAALVAVSAALVWRRDGTDGVLDILTHDLSLFSGILPRVLAGCLLGAFISEILPHEKVSRSLGPKSGLTGLLIGTAFGAILPGGPFTAYPVASALLAVGADFGATIAMVVSWTLIGYGRAVAWEIPIMGTDFTLWRILISLPLPILAGALGRFVYVRLYPHPGPKDYET, from the coding sequence TTGTCAGAACCTTCACCGAAGAACCCGGCGCCTGTCGAGGACGCGGAGTCCGAGCCGCGGCCGGGGCGGGTGCGTAAGCCGATCGGCTGGTCGACGATCATCATTGCCGCGCTGGTGGCGGTGAGCGCGGCGCTGGTCTGGCGGCGCGACGGCACCGACGGCGTCCTCGACATTCTGACCCACGACCTCTCGCTGTTCTCAGGCATCCTGCCGCGCGTGCTCGCCGGCTGCCTGCTTGGCGCTTTCATCTCGGAGATCCTCCCGCACGAAAAGGTCTCGCGCTCACTCGGGCCGAAGTCCGGGCTGACGGGCCTTCTGATCGGCACCGCCTTCGGCGCGATCCTGCCGGGCGGCCCCTTCACCGCCTATCCGGTGGCGAGCGCGCTGCTCGCGGTTGGCGCCGATTTCGGCGCCACCATTGCCATGGTCGTGAGCTGGACCCTGATCGGCTATGGCCGGGCGGTGGCCTGGGAAATCCCGATCATGGGCACCGATTTCACGCTGTGGCGGATTCTGATCTCGCTGCCGCTGCCGATCCTCGCGGGGGCCCTCGGCCGCTTCGTCTATGTCCGGCTCTATCCGCATCCCGGGCCGAAGGACTACGAGACTTGA
- a CDS encoding metal ABC transporter ATP-binding protein, which translates to MAAVHFDNVTLGYDRHPAVHHLNGEVARGALVAVIGPNGAGKSTLLRGIVGILRPLDGSIHLGGLDSRDIAYLPQSAEIDRSFPISVFDFVGTGLWRGTGLFGGIGKAARGKILGAIGAVGLNGFENRPIGTLSGGQMQRVLFARVLLQDASLIVLDEPFNAIDSKTTTDLLALVERWHREGRTVLAALHDMEMVRNHFSETLVLARGPVAWGPTAEVLTPENLLVAMRMCEAFDDSAAACAGDDISSRAA; encoded by the coding sequence ATGGCGGCCGTGCACTTCGACAATGTCACGCTCGGCTATGACCGGCACCCGGCCGTCCACCATCTCAACGGCGAGGTCGCGCGGGGCGCGCTGGTGGCCGTGATCGGCCCGAATGGCGCCGGCAAGTCGACCCTGCTGCGCGGCATCGTCGGCATCCTCCGGCCGCTCGACGGCAGCATCCATCTCGGCGGGCTCGATAGCCGCGATATCGCCTATCTGCCGCAGAGCGCGGAGATCGACCGCAGCTTTCCGATCTCGGTGTTCGATTTCGTCGGCACCGGGCTGTGGCGCGGGACCGGCCTGTTCGGCGGGATCGGCAAGGCCGCGCGCGGCAAGATCCTGGGTGCGATCGGCGCCGTTGGCCTCAACGGTTTCGAGAACCGTCCGATCGGTACGCTCTCCGGCGGCCAGATGCAGCGCGTGCTGTTCGCGCGCGTGCTGCTCCAGGACGCCTCGCTCATCGTGCTCGACGAGCCCTTCAACGCCATCGACAGCAAGACCACGACCGACCTGCTCGCGCTGGTCGAGCGCTGGCACCGCGAGGGCCGTACCGTGCTGGCCGCGCTGCACGACATGGAGATGGTGCGCAACCATTTCAGCGAGACGCTGGTGCTGGCGCGCGGCCCCGTCGCGTGGGGGCCGACGGCGGAGGTGCTGACGCCGGAAAACCTGCTGGTGGCGATGCGGATGTGCGAGGCGTTCGACGACAGCGCCGCAGCCTGCGCCGGCGACGATATCAGCTCGCGGGCGGCATGA
- a CDS encoding metal ABC transporter permease: MLYDALIGPFTEFEFMRRALAAVIALSLAGAPIGVFLMLRRMSLVGDAMAHAILPGAAVGFLLSGLNLFAMTAGGLIAGFAVAILAGVVARSTGLKEDASLATFYLASLALGVTIVSIKGTNIDLLHVLFGNILAMDDQTLLVVAFNATVTLLVLAVIYRPLVIESVDPLFLRTVSRAGGPAHLAFLALVVVNLVNGFQALGTLLAVGLMILPAGIARFWSRDLTVMICIAVVAAAISGYAGLVLSFQTRVPSGPAIILVATVLYIVSVLFGSVGGLVRQMFPGRHLEA; this comes from the coding sequence ATGCTCTATGACGCGCTGATCGGCCCGTTCACTGAATTCGAGTTCATGCGGCGCGCGCTGGCCGCCGTGATCGCGCTGTCGCTGGCCGGCGCGCCGATCGGCGTCTTCCTGATGCTGCGGCGGATGAGCCTCGTTGGCGATGCCATGGCGCATGCGATCCTGCCGGGCGCCGCTGTCGGCTTCCTGCTCTCCGGTCTCAATCTGTTCGCGATGACCGCGGGCGGCCTGATCGCCGGCTTTGCCGTCGCCATCCTCGCCGGCGTGGTCGCGCGCTCGACCGGGCTGAAGGAGGACGCCTCGCTCGCGACCTTCTATCTGGCCTCGCTGGCGCTCGGCGTCACCATCGTCTCGATCAAGGGCACCAATATCGACCTGCTCCACGTCTTGTTCGGCAACATCCTCGCGATGGACGACCAGACGCTGCTGGTGGTGGCCTTCAACGCCACGGTGACGCTGCTGGTGCTCGCCGTGATCTACCGCCCGCTGGTGATCGAGAGCGTCGATCCCTTGTTTTTGCGCACTGTCAGCCGCGCCGGCGGTCCCGCGCATCTCGCCTTCCTTGCGCTGGTTGTGGTCAACCTCGTCAACGGCTTTCAGGCGCTCGGCACGCTGCTTGCGGTCGGCCTGATGATCCTGCCGGCTGGTATCGCGCGGTTCTGGTCTCGCGATCTCACCGTCATGATCTGCATCGCGGTGGTCGCAGCCGCGATCTCGGGCTATGCCGGCCTCGTGCTGTCGTTCCAGACCCGCGTGCCGTCGGGCCCGGCGATCATCCTGGTGGCGACCGTGCTCTACATCGTCTCGGTCCTGTTCGGCAGTGTCGGTGGTCTGGTCCGCCAGATGTTTCCCGGCCGGCATCTGGAAGCCTGA
- a CDS encoding metal ABC transporter solute-binding protein, Zn/Mn family: protein MQRLLLCVLLLIASPLHAAERLNVVASFSILGDFVRTIGGDRVNVTTLVGPDSDVHVYTPAPSDAKRIADAKLVVINGLGLEGWLPRLVQSSGSKATIVTASAGIVPLKLGSAADPHAWQSVPNAKVYATDIANALAVAAPDDAEFFRTQAKAYLEKLETLDREVREAVAKIPPDRRKVISTHDAFGYFAAEYGIRFIAPLGVSTETEPSARDIAAIIGQIKAQKIPAVFLENISDDRLIRRIAAETGSKVGGTLISDGLTGEKGLAPTYIDMVRHNIKALTSALDH from the coding sequence ATGCAGCGTCTCCTGTTGTGCGTGCTCTTGCTGATCGCTTCGCCGCTTCATGCCGCCGAGAGGCTCAACGTCGTCGCGAGCTTCTCGATTCTCGGCGATTTCGTCCGCACCATCGGCGGCGACCGCGTCAACGTCACGACGCTGGTCGGCCCCGACAGCGACGTCCACGTCTACACGCCGGCGCCGAGCGACGCGAAGCGGATCGCTGATGCAAAGCTTGTCGTCATCAACGGGCTCGGCCTCGAAGGCTGGCTGCCGCGCCTCGTGCAATCCTCCGGCAGCAAGGCAACAATCGTCACCGCGAGCGCCGGTATCGTGCCGCTGAAACTCGGCTCGGCTGCCGATCCCCACGCCTGGCAGTCCGTCCCCAACGCCAAGGTCTACGCGACCGATATCGCCAATGCGCTGGCCGTGGCCGCCCCGGATGATGCGGAATTCTTCCGGACCCAGGCAAAAGCCTATCTGGAAAAGCTCGAAACGCTTGACCGCGAGGTCCGCGAGGCCGTCGCGAAAATCCCGCCGGACCGGCGCAAGGTGATCTCGACCCATGACGCCTTCGGCTATTTCGCCGCCGAATACGGTATCCGGTTCATCGCCCCCCTGGGCGTCTCCACCGAAACCGAGCCGAGCGCGCGGGACATCGCGGCCATCATCGGCCAGATCAAGGCCCAGAAAATACCGGCCGTCTTCCTGGAAAATATCAGCGATGACCGGCTGATCCGGCGGATTGCGGCGGAGACCGGCTCAAAAGTCGGGGGGACCCTGATTTCGGACGGTTTGACCGGCGAAAAGGGGCTCGCACCCACTTACATTGATATGGTCAGGCACAATATAAAGGCCCTGACCAGCGCGCTTGACCACTAG